The window agaacagcaagggggaaatctgctaccttgattcaatcacctcccaccaggcccctcccctgaaacttggggattataatttaacatgagatttgtgtggggggacacagagacaaaccatatcaaatgaCCAGCATCTTCTAGTGATGAATACACGTTTGCATCATTCATCGTATTTATTGTTACTCCTCCCAACCATCCAAAAGGAGAGTCGTGTGAATGGGGTTTGCATTGCTAGGCAATGTAATTGTTCTGTGGTGCTGCAACTTCATCTTTGTTGGGAACAAACTGGTTGACATACAGTTTAAAGGAAGACTATAAAAAGCTCAGGAGCAGTCTCAGATATGTAACATTATTTAGTATAAGACAGATTTGGCATTTCCAATCCGTACATTCAGATGCATGGTTCTAGAAATGAGACAGGCGCATCTATATACGGTTTGATAGAAATCGAAGTTCAATACTTTCCCCAtagcaaattatttaatattaattaaaacatCAACAAAACAATACAGCATAAAACTGCGTCTATATCACGGTTCTATGAAATGTCAATGCAATACATTTGCACATgggcaagcaaacaaaaaacaagggaaTGAAGTTCAGGAAAATGTTAACAGTTCTTTTTCCAGCGATGATGGGATTGTTGGTTATTGATATTTTCATCTCTATAATTAACTGTATTTTAATCATTTGGTAAAATGAGTATACGTTTATGGTAGAATAAACCTTCAGCTTCTAAAATTTTTGTTACTAATCCAACATATCAAATATGCAAAATGTTATAGAGAGCTATAAAATGAACACTTGTGTATCCACTAACCAGCTTAAGCAACAAACTTGATGAATGTTTGAGCCCATCCCCTCATTTCACTTGTCCTTCTTTTACTCCTCAGATGTAACTCATAACCAGAATGTGGTGTTCATATTCTCCATAAATTGTTTCATAATTTTATCGTGAATAAAAGCATTCTTAAAGTATTACATATATGTTGTATGCATATATTTTCATACTGTAGGTGTCTTTATTCTCCTTATAATCATGATCTGAAATTACGTTTTTCATATGAATATATGGTCTGATTCTTGTAGGTCTAGGGTATTTATTTTCATGGTTATAGAATATTCCAATATAAGAATGAGCCACAATGTATTTTTTTGGACTAATGGTagtgaacatttttgtttttcctacagCTTTGCTCTCACAGACAATGCTGAAGGTACCACGATTACAGATGAGGCCATGTACGGACATGCCAGATATTCTCTAGtttcttgctactcaaagtgtgatccATGAAATAGTAGCTTCAGCATTACCTGGTATATTAGGGATCTAccaagaaacagaaccaacaaggtgtgtgtgtgtgtgtgtgtgtgtctcgtgtgtgtgtgtgtgtgtgtgtgtgtgtgtgtgtgtgtgtgtgcactttttTAGAAATTGGCTCCCGTGAACCTGGAGCCTGGATAGCATGCAGGGAAGGCTGGCAGGCTGGACACCCAATGAAGAGCtgcagttcaagtctgaaggcaTTTTGCTGGCAGAATTCCCTCTTCCTCAAGGGAGGTAAATCTTTTTACTCCtgaaggccttcaactgattggataaggCCAACCCACATTGTgcagggtaatctgctttactcaaagtctacagATCTAAATGGCAATCTCAtctaaaaataccttcacagaaggTATTTTTAGCATAATGGAAGGTATTTGGAATAATGTTGGACCAAATATCTAGGTTCGTGCTCTTGGACGTGGCCATTGAAGGGGAGAAGGGTTCATATCCAACCACTGGCTTTCTCCAGCACAGGGGTAACAGGAGGGTGGGGTCATAAGGAGTGCTGCATGGAGGGGAATTCTGAGATGATTAATGGAATGATGCCATTAAGGCCTCATGAGCAGACAACTAGGATGAATGGAATCCATGTTTGCAAAGATCAGCAGCAGTTATGCAGTAGGGCTGAGGGCAGGAGCTATAGGCAGGAACCCCGGGGCAAGGGAATCAGTTGGAGGCAAGTTCTGGGACAAACTGTTAGGAGTGCAGACTAATACACAGGAGCCAGAGGTATTCTCAGGGAAGGCACAAAATTTACTTGGAGATGAGGGATAGAAAAGGGCATCATCGAGGCCACTCACCCTGGTGTTCGTGCAGTTGCTTCTGGACTCCTTCCACACGGAGGTTCCTGTGCTCTGATGAAGACAGGGAGGGGTCCACCACCCGCCCACACCAGCAACCTTTGTAAGAAGTGCAACTTTGccgggtgactgtaatcccagctactcttgaggctgaggctgaaggactgcttgagcccaagagtttgcacccaggagttagagtccagcctgggcaacataatgagaccccaactctaaaaaaaagTACACCCTGTTGGAGGTGTCTATAAACTTGATGCCATCATATGCAATGGGCAGGAAAACATGTGACATACGGGAAATAATGCCTCTTCTCAGGGATGAGCCCTTATGAATTCCACAGCCCCGGCCTCCCTGCCACCCTATCCCTAAGGAGAGTGTGCCAAGGCCCAAGGAAAAGAACAGAGCAGCTGTGGATGGACTCTCCCGGCTGTGGCTGCCATATGCTCCTTTCTGTCCTAATCAAagtttcccttccacactccGCACAATTAGCACATAAATGGAAAATGTCAAGAACAAAAGAAAGTCATCGCTGCAGATCTACATAAAATTATAGCATGATGACATGAATAGCTTTATGTTAATGACTTTGTTAACTAAAATGAAATGGATATTAAACTGTATCTGcattatgatttttatataaaaagtgtgcatatatatttatgtgcatatatatattaattcaatTATTTATGACTGAATTGTTCTCAATGATTCTAAAAAATGGCTATGTCAATTTACATGCTCGGAAGCAATGTATGTGAGTACCCTTATCTCCTCCCTCCAACTTCAGAAATAATCTTGGGAAGCATACACTTTGCCTCACCATTTAAACTTCCAAGATTGTGTCCTAATGGACCATTTGCAGAgagatgtgcgtgtgtgtgtgtgtgtgtgtgtgtgtgtgtgtgtgtgtgtgtgtatagaggtAGAGCGCAGGAGAGATGAGAGAGTGAGTTCAGGTGTCAGAGTTAGCATGTGCTGGGAGGATAGGACCACAGGAAATCGTGGGAATTGGCAGGAGGATGAGTGACTGGAAGACCAGGATGTCAGAGCTGGCTAGGGAAGGAGGTCCAAGCTGTGGAAGCCTGATGATGTAGAGAGAGGAAGCAGAGGGGCCATGTGATGGGTTCCATGGTTCCTGTCCACAAAGGAGCCCTGGCAGCTCTGAGAGCCTGAGCTGAACAGACACTGTGGTTGATGGGTAACATGTGAGGCCATCTCTAGTCCCCACGATGAGACTGAGAAGCACACATTGTAGTCTCTGCTCCCTGGGTGAGAGGACCAAGGCTTAGAGAGGTATAGGAGCTTGTCTTTGACTATTGAGGCACTACAGGGAAGAACAAGGTTGGCATTATTCTTTTTGTAATGGCAACTATCCCCTTAGTTCCTAGTTTTATGAAATCCACACTCCAACATATGGATCCCTAATGTACATGTACATAAAGAACTGAAAAGTGGCAAGTGGTAGGAAGGTGGCAAGTGGTAGGAAATAACGTATGCCAAACACGAAAGTGGAGGCATAATTTGTAAACTGGTGGTACTTCTCCTGTGTCACCATTTGTAGGACTGTGACTTGAAAACGTCACACTGCTATTATTTTAATTCCGAAAAGTATGCCAGCTGATTGTCTAACGTGCAAGCATCACAGGAGTGTGCACAATAAATTGTGCAAATGTTCCGTTCAACTCTTGCCTGCAATTCGCAACTGCTAAATGCCAGTTGTTGAGAACTGACCATAAGGTGAGATTCTGTGCTACCGCTGTTTGTTTAGAAGTGAAAATAAATGGCTGAACCCCTTCAAGAACACAGACATGGAGCACCCGGTGTCAGCTCTCTGAGGAGTGCGCCGGGTAGATGGGCTGAGTctcccccctccccaacccccgcCGCAGGTGCTACCctgagactcctctcaaaaagtGCACCTTTGGGAAAGGGAGGGGTCGGGACGGTGGATGGAAGCCCCTGGTGTGCCAAGGTAACATGCCTGCTTCTGTGGGCCTCCAGGTCGAGCATCTGACAGAGTCCCACTGTCTCTCAAGGCCAGTCTCTGGAAGGAGCGTGTGTCCTTTCTCATGAGGATTTACTGACAAAATTACCTACGACGGCAAGCCAGATTCATGTATCTACTAAGGCCAGCCAGGGATGAACAGGGATGCAGTGCTTTCAGTCCTGGCCCCGCTGGCTCACGGTTGGGGCAGGGGAAGAGCAATCCAGGGCACACAATGTACAACGTGTAACGTCActctttattatgaaaataaaatggtgaTCATGAGTGGGGCGAATACACAGAGCAACTGGCTCTTTGGGTGGTTATGTCATGTGGCCTGCAAGTTAACGTTGGCTTCCTGGTCAGCCAGGCCTTAGGCTGgtgaaaagaggaaacaaaaaggaTGTGAACGAAGACAAAGAAGACATCGAAGGGCTCCTTTTAGGAGATTTGCTTGAAGGCCTCCGCGGGGATCTTGCCCTCGGTCtagagaaagtaaagaaaaggaGTTGGGATGTTAGTAGAGCCAGGTGCCCTGGGTTCCATCCCCACACTACCTGACCTCCATCTTCTTGGCCCTCCTGACGACCCAGAGACAGGTGTCTTTTACCCACTTGATTCCCAGACCTCACCTGGAGCATAGTGAAGGCCTGGCCAGCTCTAGCATAGTTCCACTCATTGTCCTGAAGGCACCTGGGGTGGGAGAAGAACAGGTGCTCTGCATTACTACCCCAGGACAGACACGCTGACTATGCGATGCCACCCTTAATCTATGTTACCTTTTTGCTGGGTCACATGTACCAATATGAGCACTATTGTAACAATGAAAAAAGGCCTAGGGAAAACCAAAACGCCTATCTCTGACATTAATGCCCACTAGAATTCAAATCAGAAACACAGGGGTATTCAAATGAACAAGGGCGcttaatacatattaataaagaaagATGTTCAAGAAATAACAAGTGGAAATTCAATAATacgtttcttttttattgatatataatgtacatactgTAGCAGTCACCATTTTAAGGTGTACAATTCAGTGCTTTTAAGTCTATTCACaagattgtgcaaccatcacaactATCTAATTCCAAACTATTTTTATCACCTCAAGAAGAAACTCCTTAACTGTTAGAGATCACTCCCTGTTCTCCCTCTTCCCCAGATCTTGGCAACCACTACTCTGCTTTCGGTCTCTACGGATCTGGCTATTCTGAACACTTcgtatgaatggaatcatataattaTGTGGCTTTTTGTGACTGGGTGCTCTCACTTAGcacataatgttttcagggttcatccacgTCATAGCATATATCACAACTACATCCTTTTTGgtggatgaataatattctaatAATATTCCACCGTATGGGTGTACCacattatccattcatcagctgaagGTCAATCcgtgtgtttccatttttttggctATTTGGAATAATGCCACTACGGAAATTCATGTGCAAGTTGTTGAATgggcatatattttcatttcttttggtatACACTTaggagtgggattactggatcatgtgGTAACTCCATGTTTGagattttgaggaactgccaaaatcTTTTCCCCAGCAACTGCTCCACTTCATGTTCCCAGTAGTAACATGAGATTTCcaatttctctgcattctcaccgacatttgtaatgtttccttttatgGACTAAAGCCATcgtagtgggtatgaagtggtaacTCACTGTGGTTTCGATATgcctttccctaatgactaatgatgtcgaGAAGATTTTCACGCGCttcttggtcatttgtatatcttcttcggagaaacatctattcaaatcatttccccattttttaattgggtggcTTGTCtgtttgttgttgagttgtaagggTTCTTCTTGTCAGcgatgtgatttgcaaatattttcccttgTTCCCATCAGTCAGTTTTCCGCTTTCTTGTTAGTGTCTGCTGATgcacaaaagcttttaatttagatgaagtccaatttacctattttttctttggttgcttgtgcttttggtttcATATGTAAGAAATGGTTGCCTAATTCAAGGTAATGAAGCTGTACACTTACAGTGTTTTACAGTTCTAGCTCTTATTTTAGGTCACTGATCCATTTTCTGCCAGTGTTTGCACATGATGTGAGTTAGGGGTCAAAATTAATTGTTTTCCAAGTGGATATCcacttctcccagcaccatttgttaagaagactattttttttctccactggATTTTTTCAGCACCCTGAAAGATAATCAACTGGACGCAAATACGTGAGATTATCTGTGGactctcaattatattccattgattCCCACGTCTGTTCCTATGTCGGTACCATACAGTCTTGATTAATGTAGTTTTGTAGCAAGTTCTGAAATCGGGAAGTGTGAGTCTTCTAACGTTGTTCTTCTCTTTCAAGATGGTTTTGGCTGTTTGGGGTCCACTgcatttccacatgaattttgggattaccttgtcaatttctgcaaagaagtcaGTTGGGATTCTGTCGGGGACTGCAATGAATCTGCAGATTGTTCTGGGTGGTACTGCCATCGTAAtgatattaagtcttccaatctatgaacgtGGGATGCCTTTCCAcgtatttaggtcttctttaatttttttcagcaatgttttgcagATTTCAGAGTATAAGATTTGCGCTTCTTCTCTTAAATTTGTTCCTACATACTTTATTCTTTTCAGTGCTACTGCAGATGgacttattttcttaatttcatttttttggattGTCCATTGCAACTACATAGAAGTacaaatgatttttgtatattgtgtctTTCAACCTTGCTGACCTGGTTTATCAGTAGTTTGTTGTGgttgattctttcagattttacaaatggAAGGTAATGTCATTTGGGCattatgccatttaaaaaaatatttacatataccaGTATAAAAGCATGATACCTTTTTCATAGGCCCACGTTTTTTGGAAGCAAAATACCCAGATAGTTATTTTTCCAAATTGCATGTGagtttccattactcattcctcTGATGTCCCAACGCCCCCCATCCCCATGTACTCCCAGCACTCACTTCTGAGACCACTCCAGTTTCATCCCAGACTGGGCAGAGAAAGCCTGCACCATTTCCTGCTGCTCCTGGGAGAGGGAGGGCTCAGAGCTGGAGGAGAGTGTGGACACTGGGATGGAGAAGGCACTCTGAGTCTCTTGGGGGCTGGCATCCCTCACAAACAGCTCGTCATTCACGATGCACAGactggaggaaagaaaaatgctcCCTCAAACTGGACAAGTAGATAACTCCACACCCCCAACAACAGGATCCTTCTTAACCACCGCCACTCAACAACCAAATTCCTTCCATATCCCTAACTGTGCCTGCCTCCCAGATTTTTTGGCTGGTACCCTCTAACCCTCCCACAGAGTCCACCTTTGGAGAGACTGCCTACCAGCTTCACTAGATTTTTAGATCCAACCCCAACGCATTTACCCTATACAACAGCCCAAGGAAGTGGATAGTCTTATTCCGATTTTCAGAAAAAGGCACTGAATCACAGAGTGGTCGAATAAGTtgatcaaggtcacacagtttgtGAGTATTGGGGTGAGGAACAGAATCTGTATTCTGACTCCAGGGCCCACACTCTTAAACACTAGGCTAGACTGCTCCTTGGATCTTCCTGTCGGCCTTCCACAATATTGAGAACACCCGGAGGACTGCACCCACTACATTTCCACAACACTGGCCCCAAGCTTGGATGGGTGCTCCCACCCACAACACAGCACTAACCTGGAACTGCTGCCAGGGGTAGCAATGAAGGTCCGGGTGAAGGCGAGAACAGAACCCTGAGACTGTCCTTCCACTTCAAAGACAACAAACACCACCACCTTAGAGTTGCACAGGCTTTAACATGCTCACACGGTGATCCCCAGTCAGAGTCTTGCTTGACACTCACACAGaaggcgggggggcgggggggggcggggggcgggcaGACCAGGACAATTGTTCACTTGGAGCCAGGCGGATGTGGCAGGAATGGGGAGGGCAGCAACAGGAACAATCCGCTCCCAGTGACAGGGCCCCTATCATGTGTGGGGCCCTGTGAAAACCACAAGTTCACTTAATTCCTATTTCACAGTAGCCCAAGAGATagattattagccccattttgcaaatgaggaaactgaagggtTAAGTAACCAGCACAAGTTCACAGAGTAAGGACCTGGGATGAGAGCTGTCAAACTCCACAGTCTGTGTCCTTAACGCACGCCTGAGCTGTGCAGGGCAGACAGGCATGGGCCTAGGTCAGATCAGGGTGGTTTGAGGGCAGAGTGGGTGTGGGAAAACacggaagaaagaagaggaaggaagggaaaggaacgaAAGCAGGGAAGCTGGGGGAGTTCTGAGAGGGAGCCCAGCCAGGGGGAGGGAGCAGTGGGGGATCTGGGGAGGGGACTATACAGACACTCACCTTCCTTGAAAACCCCATTGACAGAAAAGCAGAGCATCCTTTCCTGAAAAGGAAGCGCTCAGGTGCTCAGGATCCTCCTTAACCTCCTACCCACCTCTGGCTCTCTGGGCCTGCCCAAGGGAGGAAGCAGGTGCTCACCGTCTGGCACCACATGTCCACCAGGATGGAGCTGAGGTCATGCTGAGTTTTGGGCAACGCACTGAGGGAGTCCACAATGTCACGTTTTGTGCGCCTCAGCAGTTCCCCCTTCAGGTCTGTAGAGGAGAAGAGAAGCAAGGAATGGCAGGGTGGGCGGGGCAGGGCGGGGGGCTACCACATCCTGGTCCTTGGCCCCTGTGATTGTTCCCATCACACCCCCTCACTTTGCCCACTCTTCCCCATCACACACTTACAGGGGTCCTTGAGTGTTTTCATATTCCTGCTATCCTCAAAGTACTTGCACAAGCTGTTCCTAGGAGAAAAAGAGGAGCAGGAGTGGGTGGTCCGGCCAGTGCGGGCATTTCCAGGAGTTGGCCTGTGTCTGCTGGGGAGACACACAGCCCCAGAGCAGGGTCTGAGCCGTGATACTCACGGGGCTGAGTCCTTGGGGTCGAAGGGAATAGCCAAGGAGAAGCAGGCCTCATCGTGGTAAGCACCAAGGAGACCCTGTCGATCTCCAGAGTCATAGATCGAGTAATACCTGTGGGGAAGCAGTGAGGATAGGCTATCTCTGTGGCCTGGGCCCCAGATGAGACTTGAAAACTCCCATGAGCTGACCTGTGCACGGGTGGCCCAGCCTGTCTCAGCCCTCCCCTTCCTCATGGTCCCAGGGATACTCACTGCTGCAGGAATTGCAGGACTAAATGCTTTAGGGTCTCAGATCCAGTAAAGTTTTCCTGAAATCAAAAGACAATTTGGATCTATGCGGTGGACAAAGCCTCCCTTACAGCAACCCCAATCTTGCTTGGTCCTTCTTCCTCACCTTGCAGGGTTTCATTGTCTCAGAGCTGTCAATGTCAACAATCATTGGTGCGGATAACTCTTGGCCGTCctggagaaggaaagaggaagtcagCAGTGGAGACCAAGGAGGTGGAGCTGGATGACCGATAAGATGAACATGCCCAGGGAGACAAGCATCAGAGGCCAGGTGGGAAATGGCCCTGGAAATTCCAGTGGGTGGCTTTCTCATGGGGTGCTGGACATCTCTACTATTACATGCaaatgtgtgtggggggggggcggTGGCGGCGGGGGGACACATTTTCCAGGGAGAATATTCTTGTCTTTTTCAGGAATCCACGCCTATAAAATGGATGAGGGTCTGATACAAGCATGTAATCTAGGCAAGACCCAAAGGACTTGAGGGCAGGCGTGGAGGTCATTTTCTTGAGTAAGAGGAGACAATGATGACAGTATTATACATACTTACCAGGCGTAACAACTTGGGGAAACAATCCCGGATGGCACTgtccaaaaccaaaaattgaatgAAGTGACTGACAGTTCAGGGTTGCACAGTCTCTCTCCCACTCCCTCTCacactcctccctctccttcctcctggtTAGCTTCCATCTAGACTGTCCTGACTCCCTTTTCTCCAGTGCCACAAGAAGCAGCATTGGGAGCCCAGGCTCCAGggctttcttcccctccctccttccctccctcccctttgcCCAAGTCACCATGGAAGGCTCCGCAGGGAGCAGGAAATGGGGTGGGAGCCCAGGGCTCTGCTACCTCACTGGCTGTCCATCAACCTGCCTGACCAGGCCCTGGCCAAGATCAGGTCAGCCCTTAGGGATGGCCCAGGATGCTGGGACACGGAGGTGAGTGAGGCCGGACTCAGGAGGCAGGaaggggaaggcagaggggaCGACAACAGAAACGGGGTGAAGGTAGGGGAGGGACGGATGGGTGAGACATAGGAGAGGAGAGACGAGGGAGAAACAGGATGCAGtgcaaagggaagggaaagactCTCTACTGCGGAGGTGGAGTTCAGGGAGGAATAGAGGAGAAAAGGGCTCCCCTGCTGCAGCCCTTTCCCTCACTGCTCCCTGGCTGGCCCTGGGGACCGAGGCAGGAAAGGAAAACATGCGCCTGTTGGGCTGGGGCCCACTGGATGCAGCTAGAGCCTTCCTTACCTGTGTGAGCTCAGTCTGAGCTGGGCATGGGAAACAGAGCAGCCACGGGGACAGGAGACCTTCTCCCGGGAGGAGTGAAGAGTCAAGCCCCAGCTCAGCATGGGGTTCAGAGTCTGGGGACCCCCTCTCCAGACCACTGCATTCTCTTCTGATGGTCCCTGACTCCTGTGCCCCTCCGTGCTGATGCCTTGACCGAGGAATGCTACCCATCTCGGGCTACCCAGGGCTCCTCTGAGGGCCCAGGCAGGACGATGTGAGGTGTGGAGGGAAGGTGGGGAAGTGCCCTGAGAGGCCTGTCCTTCTGTCTTCTCAAcctcctctgccctctgccttccACTCCTGCCTCAGGAACGTGGCCCGCTTCTGGCCCCTTGACTCAGGAAACCCAGGTTTCTCCCCAAGGAGGGCCCAGCTCCTGGCATTGGGCCAGAGGAAGAGATGGCATGACAGCAGCCACCCAGGGCCCCAGCCCTCAGTATGGGGCAGGGAAGCCCCCATGCCAGCCCAGGACAGGTGGGGGGACCTTTTTGGAGCAAGAGAAGGAGAACCCCTCTCGGGACAGGGGAGGGAAGCCCCACATCAGCATGGAGGCAGGAAGGCCTGTCTCAGCATGAGGCCCCGGACTAAAGGACTCTTCTCGGTCCAGGGCACCAGCATCTGAATACTGCTGgtcctggggaggtgggggagccACACTTCCTGGAGCACACTCACAGAGGGCACACTGGAGGAGGCTTGGTGGAGACAGGCGGGAAACACACCCCAGAGCAGGTGAAAAGGGGGCCATgtcagaggaaggaaaggagacctCTAAGCACAGATGAGTGAGTGACACAGagagaggagtgtgtgtgtgtgtgtgtgtgtgtgtgtgtgtatgtgtaagagGAGAGGTTTGTGGTCCTCCCAGAGGACCAAAGCTGCTTCTTCCTGCAGAAGGGCACCTTCAGACACAGCTCAGTCACCCAGGGAGCAAAGGTGCCCAGGAAGGGTGACAGGGGTTGCCACTGACCTTACATAGGCGGACTGGTCCGAGAAGGTGCTGCACAACGGGTTCCCTTCTAGCCATAGCTCTTCGAGCTTCAGCCCTTTCACCTTGCCCAACTCCCACACCGACTCCAGCTAAGAAAGATGGGGAGGAAACTGGAGAAGGAGGGCCAGGGAAAGAGAGACACCTGGAACCCTGGGTCCCGAATTCCCCCAGTCCTCACAGTCACCCACAGGTGCCACTGCCTGCCTGTTGCCATTATCCTGCTGTGTCCTGCCCTCCACCCAAAGCTGATCTGGTTCCCCCTTCTCACCTTATTTTTGGAGAGGTTCAGGGTCTTGACTTTGGGAGCCTTCTCTATAATGTCAGAAAGGCCATCCAGCTGGTACAGTTTGTTGTTGCACAAGTTCAAAGACAACAGCTTTGGGTCAAGAAGAGTTAGAGTGGCGGCCACTATCTTGGGCCTCAGAGACAAATCTGCCCTCCACCTTATCCCTTCCACCCCTCTAACTAAATACCAGCACTGAGCCTAAGGCTTCACCTCAGGGAAATTTCTTTCAATGATCTTCAGGGTGGCAGCCATGCAGTTTCTTCGATTCAGGATTATATCAATGTCACGGCCCACCAAGTCTTGAAGAAGCCAAGAGAAGGGAATTGGAAGGCTGGGAGGGCCCTGGCTGGACCAGAGCCAGCACCAACCCCTCTCTTAATTGCCATTCCTAAGTCTCCCTCCCAGGCAGACCTCTCTGCCCCCGCTTGTCTTAGAATTGCTGCTGTCAGCCTTACCTGGGTCAAAGCGGAGATTCTGGAGATCAAGAGCTTGCTGGGAGACACTGTACCGTTTGTTCATGGTCAGCTGCAGAGATAGAGATGAAGACAGAGGCTCTGGGGCTCTGGGGCTCTGGGgctctggtggtggtggtggtggtgacagggAAAGAGGGGGCCAGGGGAAGAAGAGATGGGTCCAGGAAGTGGACATACAATGATCCTTGAGTCTGTATTACCTTTAGCATCTCCATTTGGCCTGGCTTCAACTTATTCTTCACAGAGTAGGGCGCAGTAGAATGATTGACAAATATACATATCTGCAGGGAGGCAGGGTGGTAAGTACCAGGACCTCTAATCCCAAAGAGGATGACCAGCCCCCTGGCCTGTCCTCCTGCCCAGAGACTAAGTACAGGGCATGCCCTCAGCACACACCTTTTGG of the Pongo abelii isolate AG06213 chromosome X, NHGRI_mPonAbe1-v2.0_pri, whole genome shotgun sequence genome contains:
- the LOC129053001 gene encoding nuclear RNA export factor 2, which translates into the protein MCSTLKKCGTYRTEVAECHDHGSTFQGRKKGGSSFRDNFDKRNCHYEHGGYERPPSHCQENDGSVEMRDVHKDQQLRHTPYSIRCERRVKWHGEDEICVTTWRNRKPPERKMSQNTQDGYTRNWFKVTIPYGIKYDKAWLMNSIQSHCSDPFTPVDFHYVRNRACFFVEDASAASALKDVSYKICDDENQKICIFVNHSTAPYSVKNKLKPGQMEMLKLTMNKRYSVSQQALDLQNLRFDPDLVGRDIDIILNRRNCMAATLKIIERNFPELLSLNLCNNKLYQLDGLSDIIEKAPKVKTLNLSKNKLESVWELGKVKGLKLEELWLEGNPLCSTFSDQSAYVSAIRDCFPKLLRLDGQELSAPMIVDIDSSETMKPCKENFTGSETLKHLVLQFLQQYYSIYDSGDRQGLLGAYHDEACFSLAIPFDPKDSAPNSLCKYFEDSRNMKTLKDPYLKGELLRRTKRDIVDSLSALPKTQHDLSSILVDMWCQTERMLCFSVNGVFKEVEGQSQGSVLAFTRTFIATPGSSSSLCIVNDELFVRDASPQETQSAFSIPVSTLSSSSEPSLSQEQQEMVQAFSAQSGMKLEWSQKCLQDNEWNYARAGQAFTMLQTEGKIPAEAFKQIS